A stretch of the Haloarcula ordinaria genome encodes the following:
- a CDS encoding PGF-pre-PGF domain-containing protein, whose translation MASGVNDKQTVTFVIACLIVAVAGGLAGIGTVEAQENLDVSLDVPQGATTGEQVNLSTTVSIPDLPGDYEKELTVTFYSNGEQIGSETVTVADGETTEVETTHTFEEAGDKDIEAEATVALGGQEYTGSDTATLSVSEPQEQISFDGNLSLTVDAPDSPQVGEETTTTVESEIPSFTGAQEGELTLRLLVDGEEAASETITVTGGETTETDLTTVFDRSGETTVTVEGTLTVGEQSLTESTSRTVNVPEAPPETTTIEGAAFAVPESLEDELEAYRDDVSQDLQAQSFVLATQDELYVVFTRDEPTKGVASVEGAVLERNLSTENLTYGVIASTRTSFNTTGTEASVQEVAYNSEQYRLDLVRINAHYRRVATLTDPDSGENYTLSTTSGVLIDNPRSASTLFQNVGSKTRELSRNTSTEQIDTTLSNPSRPHLHTFSFETEFWTDAEATVDAIVLDPQSAAQQFIDEYDQTGIAHSEDGEPILYVVEEDFQPQQVDNVESIKSQSQSLDGEVVETEVRLYQEQISVQETLEHNTGCDDDLLEIQTPQGPVCVNVVQDNLLHGGVAWNSIPQSRDDALLVMGVSSLHQDSPEEFEEGRYRIEGEVVSTSRINESLPEGSVLVIYDIERLGDIDYEAVAEEARGIIETRTGELTTQLRQQVGEEGIEIATGRTTETIQSATPGEPATVSFSQSNRGSVSIQQARIYVSTQVENAQVNVAEVSSLPSGVSQPPGQSIRILNISSSIADGDFNNASFQLRISAAAIPDEAEVTVSRYHDGEWNTLNTNVVEETDNRIVLNVETPGFSYFAVGTQSTSDQTDSDDNQTDDTRTDSGDEETGGTPTENGTQTGEQTTDSQSGSEGNAATETSGAKGPGFTLLSVLTALMLFVGWRIRR comes from the coding sequence ATGGCATCGGGAGTAAATGATAAGCAGACGGTTACTTTCGTAATTGCTTGTCTCATCGTAGCGGTCGCTGGAGGTCTCGCTGGAATTGGAACAGTCGAAGCTCAAGAGAATCTGGACGTAAGTTTGGATGTTCCACAGGGAGCGACGACAGGTGAACAAGTCAACCTTTCAACGACTGTCTCGATACCCGACCTACCCGGTGATTACGAGAAAGAACTGACGGTGACATTCTACAGCAACGGCGAGCAAATTGGTTCTGAGACCGTTACTGTGGCTGATGGCGAGACAACGGAGGTTGAAACCACACACACGTTCGAGGAAGCAGGTGACAAAGACATTGAGGCTGAAGCTACTGTAGCGCTCGGTGGGCAGGAGTACACCGGGAGCGATACGGCTACCCTCAGTGTCTCGGAACCGCAGGAGCAGATCTCGTTTGACGGAAATCTCTCGTTGACTGTTGACGCTCCCGACTCGCCGCAGGTTGGTGAGGAAACAACGACGACAGTAGAAAGCGAGATCCCGAGTTTCACCGGAGCGCAAGAGGGAGAACTCACCCTGCGTCTGCTTGTTGATGGTGAGGAAGCTGCGTCAGAGACCATTACTGTGACCGGCGGAGAGACGACTGAAACAGACCTGACCACGGTCTTTGATAGATCCGGGGAGACCACTGTCACAGTAGAGGGCACACTTACCGTGGGGGAGCAGAGTCTCACGGAAAGCACCTCAAGGACAGTCAACGTTCCCGAAGCGCCACCTGAGACTACTACTATTGAGGGTGCTGCTTTTGCTGTCCCTGAATCTCTTGAGGACGAGCTGGAAGCATATCGAGATGACGTGTCTCAAGATCTGCAAGCACAATCCTTTGTTCTCGCTACTCAGGACGAACTCTACGTAGTTTTCACGAGAGATGAACCAACAAAGGGAGTTGCGTCTGTTGAGGGAGCTGTCTTGGAAAGGAATCTATCTACTGAAAACCTCACCTATGGAGTCATCGCCTCAACCAGAACCTCTTTTAATACGACCGGGACGGAAGCCAGCGTCCAAGAGGTCGCATACAACTCCGAACAGTACCGTCTTGATTTAGTCCGAATCAATGCTCACTACCGTCGCGTCGCCACCTTGACAGACCCGGACTCCGGAGAGAACTACACTCTCTCCACAACTTCGGGAGTCTTGATAGACAATCCTCGCAGTGCATCGACACTCTTCCAGAACGTGGGAAGTAAGACTAGGGAACTCAGTCGGAACACTTCTACTGAGCAAATAGATACGACACTAAGCAACCCGAGCAGACCTCACCTGCATACTTTCTCCTTTGAAACTGAGTTCTGGACTGACGCTGAGGCGACGGTAGATGCAATTGTCCTCGACCCTCAGAGTGCTGCCCAACAGTTTATCGACGAGTATGATCAGACAGGTATCGCTCACTCGGAGGACGGAGAACCGATATTGTACGTCGTGGAAGAGGACTTTCAGCCGCAACAGGTGGACAATGTAGAGAGCATCAAGTCGCAGTCGCAGTCACTTGACGGAGAGGTTGTGGAAACCGAGGTGAGACTGTATCAAGAACAGATCAGCGTCCAAGAGACGCTTGAGCATAACACCGGCTGTGATGATGACCTGCTGGAGATACAAACTCCGCAAGGACCGGTCTGCGTGAATGTTGTGCAGGACAATCTACTGCACGGGGGAGTAGCTTGGAATAGCATCCCTCAGTCGAGAGATGATGCTCTGTTAGTGATGGGTGTCTCGTCTCTCCACCAAGACTCTCCTGAAGAGTTTGAAGAGGGCAGGTATCGGATAGAGGGTGAAGTCGTCTCGACTTCGAGAATTAATGAGTCACTGCCAGAAGGCTCAGTGCTGGTCATCTATGACATTGAGAGGCTTGGCGATATTGACTACGAAGCGGTGGCTGAGGAAGCCAGAGGGATTATCGAAACGAGAACAGGTGAGTTGACTACTCAACTACGCCAGCAAGTCGGTGAGGAAGGAATCGAGATAGCGACTGGAAGGACTACGGAGACGATTCAATCAGCTACTCCGGGAGAACCGGCTACCGTGTCCTTCTCACAGTCCAATCGTGGGTCAGTCTCTATCCAGCAAGCCAGAATATACGTCTCAACGCAAGTAGAGAACGCCCAGGTCAACGTGGCTGAAGTTTCGTCCTTGCCAAGCGGAGTTAGTCAACCACCCGGACAGTCAATCCGTATCCTAAATATCTCGTCTTCAATAGCGGACGGTGACTTCAATAATGCGTCCTTCCAACTCCGAATTTCTGCGGCTGCTATCCCAGATGAAGCAGAAGTGACCGTCTCCAGGTATCATGATGGTGAATGGAATACCCTCAATACGAATGTTGTAGAGGAGACAGACAATAGGATTGTACTCAACGTGGAAACACCTGGGTTCTCCTACTTCGCCGTGGGGACACAGAGCACGAGTGACCAGACCGACTCTGATGATAACCAGACAGATGATACCCGGACGGACTCGGGCGATGAGGAAACAGGCGGAACACCCACTGAAAATGGGACTCAAACAGGTGAACAGACGACAGATAGTCAATCGGGTTCCGAAGGTAATGCTGCCACCGAAACCAGTGGCGCTAAAGGACCTGGGTTCACGCTTCTATCGGTTCTCACCGCCCTCATGCTGTTTGTCGGATGGAGAATAAGGCGATAG
- a CDS encoding DeoR family transcriptional regulator, with translation MAEDESDGEYFVEKASDEDILNYVKQEEVVTTKEVAEHFEYHLQTARRRLKGLEEEGELRKKDAGKRLVWWIPRDIEERD, from the coding sequence ATGGCTGAAGACGAGTCAGATGGAGAATACTTCGTTGAGAAGGCCTCGGATGAAGATATTCTCAACTACGTCAAACAAGAGGAAGTCGTGACAACAAAAGAGGTCGCCGAACACTTTGAGTATCATCTTCAAACAGCCAGACGGCGGTTGAAAGGGCTTGAAGAGGAGGGAGAGCTTCGCAAGAAAGATGCTGGCAAGCGACTGGTTTGGTGGATACCGAGAGATATTGAAGAGAGAGATTGA
- a CDS encoding DNA primase family protein, giving the protein MGLEDFSTDQWFKNGVLQSDSLADHVLTELDIVTLQDTDEMYVYEEGIYTDIGEERVAEFLTEELGDRYSRHIRREVTEVIRNKTRKPRSEFGRSTDWLCLKNCQYNVQTGKTKAHSPEDEYLYRVDVAYHEEASCPKFDRFLTEHVSPEQIHTVWCMFAHALHRGYPTQSAFLLWGETATGKSTTLRVLEKLIGMENVGAQSVRQLKQGNHAKANLYGKQANIVAEAPSPREMKQQEFKALTGGDLIHANPKHREPFEFYNTATMIFATNDLFDMEELDDLESEYLRRWEMLPYKNSVPEDQRVDKFYQTFTEDDDEMQGILTRTLETLYRMTQRGGLSFEWDELYEYYTEIQERVKADGNREEDEVEIDSGWFDI; this is encoded by the coding sequence ATGGGACTTGAGGATTTTTCCACCGATCAGTGGTTCAAGAATGGGGTACTCCAGTCGGACTCACTTGCCGATCATGTGCTGACTGAACTCGATATCGTGACGCTGCAGGATACCGACGAGATGTACGTCTACGAAGAGGGTATCTACACCGATATCGGAGAGGAGCGTGTTGCAGAGTTTCTAACCGAAGAACTGGGCGACCGCTACTCTCGACACATCCGGCGAGAAGTCACAGAGGTCATCCGAAACAAGACCCGGAAGCCACGAAGCGAGTTTGGCCGCTCAACAGATTGGCTGTGTCTGAAGAACTGCCAGTACAACGTGCAGACTGGGAAAACGAAAGCCCACAGTCCCGAGGACGAGTATCTCTACAGAGTCGACGTTGCGTATCATGAGGAAGCTAGCTGTCCAAAGTTCGACCGCTTTCTCACTGAGCACGTCTCTCCCGAGCAGATTCATACCGTCTGGTGCATGTTCGCTCACGCGCTGCATCGGGGCTATCCCACACAATCGGCCTTTCTTCTATGGGGAGAGACAGCGACGGGGAAGAGCACCACCCTTCGAGTGCTTGAGAAACTCATCGGGATGGAGAACGTCGGTGCTCAGTCCGTTCGGCAGCTGAAACAGGGCAACCACGCGAAAGCCAATCTCTACGGCAAGCAGGCAAATATCGTGGCCGAAGCGCCGAGTCCTCGGGAGATGAAGCAACAGGAATTCAAAGCACTCACTGGTGGAGATCTCATCCACGCGAACCCAAAGCATCGGGAGCCATTCGAGTTCTATAACACTGCAACGATGATCTTCGCCACTAACGATCTCTTTGACATGGAGGAACTCGACGATCTCGAATCCGAGTACCTTCGCAGGTGGGAGATGCTTCCCTACAAGAATAGCGTGCCTGAAGACCAGCGAGTGGACAAGTTCTATCAGACGTTCACCGAGGACGATGACGAGATGCAGGGTATACTGACGCGAACGCTGGAAACGCTCTATCGGATGACTCAACGAGGTGGCCTCTCGTTCGAGTGGGATGAGCTGTACGAGTACTATACAGAGATCCAAGAACGGGTGAAAGCGGACGGAAACCGCGAAGAGGATGAAGTTGAGATAGATTCCGGGTGGTTCGATATCTGA
- a CDS encoding McrB family protein, whose amino-acid sequence MEHTDQERIIEAWEAFADAGFTYVSDSGERRSRTEVRDERHEQLAVRQELLNDFLEEQTDLTTFKRRMNEECASNKLWGFSGFSGMMFFNMLESASEVDEETELSTILREVLTPPEDHDTARSCLQDLVEYVNQLRSALDEGQSAPAVGHVPYFVSYFWQLHDPDTYPIYYTSMRDALANLEIWTPSGDHPNDYVEFWELNEEIRDVLESHTGEQIHLWDIERLCLFWLNRDAVSSPQVWVEKAKPTEWNYGDSGSGFAFGEALWAPQENKDGQRIYERLREPAIGDVVLHLSREDDAIVGTSVIESDLQTDFEIPEDAEWSAEQRETGGYLRELKDYRDLTPPFSVREELLEVEQLEPSLRRIAEDNSVFYTESLTFTPQAYVTEAPQELVEILARQSESLRDRLSELGYDLDGTTPAGEYETISEATDDVRDRLDSEEGDETNLLNDAITTALIEEWTTMLSGFEPNSEVSPADDVRGKQILQLYEDTQEQFQKQAAALGVGELPQLTPAETLFIVSFRELQSAADTTVNFNQVKYNVLRNEAYTVRQPLISDPPEGEPLEPAPAPERGEQIRDLITDFGQLVFYGPPGTGKTYTAQRFARWWLTEACDTPHQEQLETVTFHPSFSYEDFIEGLTAQKTDDGDVAYEIEAGVFKRIAERAREAYQESPDDPAPYVLIIDEINRGNLAQIFGETITGLERDKRLGADNEARISLAHSRRSFTVPPNLYVIGTMNTADRSIALVDAALRRRFRFISFPPNYEALAHSHGFGSIDAVEQSAVTDDDPYQRLLALSILAIRKLNTRILDAPDLGKGKQIGHSFLWGVETESDLCTVWQFEILPLLEEYYFGQFERIREELFRGSGDELYDFEREEVREITPSRLTDGLTSIVNLDTAMVSTDTESGTD is encoded by the coding sequence ATGGAACATACTGATCAAGAGCGGATTATCGAGGCGTGGGAGGCGTTCGCTGATGCCGGTTTCACTTATGTCTCAGACAGTGGTGAACGCCGGAGTCGAACAGAGGTGCGTGACGAACGGCACGAACAGCTCGCGGTTCGGCAAGAGCTCCTCAATGACTTTCTCGAAGAGCAAACAGACCTGACAACGTTCAAGCGCCGGATGAACGAGGAGTGTGCCAGCAACAAGCTCTGGGGCTTCAGCGGATTCTCAGGCATGATGTTCTTCAACATGCTGGAGTCTGCCTCTGAGGTGGATGAGGAGACTGAGCTATCCACGATACTTCGAGAGGTCCTTACACCCCCAGAAGATCATGACACTGCTCGCTCTTGTCTACAGGATCTTGTTGAGTATGTCAATCAGTTGCGATCGGCGCTGGATGAGGGTCAGTCTGCTCCAGCCGTGGGCCATGTTCCGTATTTCGTCTCCTACTTCTGGCAACTCCACGACCCTGACACGTACCCTATCTACTACACCTCGATGCGCGATGCACTGGCGAACCTCGAGATCTGGACGCCGAGCGGTGATCACCCGAACGACTACGTCGAGTTCTGGGAGCTGAACGAGGAGATCCGCGACGTTCTTGAATCGCACACCGGGGAACAAATCCATCTCTGGGATATTGAACGTCTGTGTCTGTTCTGGCTGAATCGTGATGCTGTGTCGTCCCCTCAGGTCTGGGTCGAGAAGGCGAAGCCAACAGAGTGGAACTACGGTGACTCTGGATCTGGATTCGCCTTTGGGGAAGCACTCTGGGCCCCACAAGAAAACAAAGATGGGCAACGGATCTACGAGCGGCTCCGCGAACCCGCGATTGGGGACGTTGTGTTACACCTCTCGCGAGAAGATGATGCCATTGTTGGAACGTCTGTCATCGAGTCTGATCTCCAGACCGACTTCGAGATTCCAGAGGATGCTGAATGGTCTGCCGAGCAACGGGAGACGGGCGGTTACCTACGAGAACTCAAAGACTATCGCGACCTGACTCCTCCGTTCTCGGTCAGAGAGGAACTACTCGAGGTCGAACAGTTGGAGCCTTCGCTCAGACGTATTGCTGAGGATAATTCGGTCTTCTATACTGAGTCGTTGACGTTTACCCCGCAAGCATACGTTACGGAGGCTCCGCAGGAACTGGTCGAGATTTTGGCTCGGCAGAGTGAATCGCTTCGTGACCGGCTTTCTGAACTCGGATACGACCTGGACGGTACCACGCCCGCCGGGGAGTACGAGACGATCAGTGAGGCAACCGATGATGTACGAGACCGCCTCGATAGCGAGGAGGGAGATGAAACCAACCTACTGAATGACGCGATCACGACCGCGCTGATCGAGGAGTGGACAACGATGCTCTCTGGCTTCGAGCCGAACAGTGAAGTCTCACCGGCTGACGACGTTCGTGGCAAGCAGATTCTTCAGCTGTACGAGGACACGCAAGAGCAGTTCCAGAAACAGGCCGCGGCTCTTGGGGTTGGGGAACTCCCTCAGCTGACCCCCGCTGAAACGCTGTTCATTGTCTCATTTCGGGAATTACAGAGTGCGGCAGACACAACCGTCAATTTCAACCAGGTGAAGTACAACGTCCTCCGGAACGAAGCCTACACGGTACGACAGCCCCTCATTTCAGATCCGCCTGAAGGGGAACCACTCGAACCCGCACCAGCGCCGGAACGGGGTGAGCAGATTCGTGACCTCATTACCGACTTTGGACAACTCGTGTTTTACGGACCACCAGGCACGGGCAAGACCTACACAGCTCAGCGGTTCGCACGGTGGTGGCTCACAGAAGCTTGTGACACTCCACATCAGGAGCAGCTAGAGACAGTCACGTTTCATCCGTCCTTCAGTTACGAGGACTTCATCGAGGGGCTCACAGCACAGAAAACCGACGACGGTGATGTTGCGTATGAGATCGAGGCTGGTGTCTTCAAACGAATCGCAGAACGGGCACGCGAGGCATATCAAGAATCGCCAGACGATCCAGCACCCTACGTACTCATCATCGACGAGATCAACCGTGGTAATCTCGCTCAGATCTTTGGAGAGACGATCACTGGGTTAGAACGGGATAAACGACTGGGTGCCGACAACGAGGCTCGTATCTCACTCGCTCACTCCCGACGCTCTTTCACTGTCCCTCCAAACCTGTACGTCATCGGGACGATGAACACAGCGGACCGTTCGATCGCGCTCGTTGACGCGGCATTGCGGCGACGGTTTCGATTCATCAGCTTCCCGCCGAACTACGAGGCGCTGGCTCACTCCCACGGGTTTGGTAGCATAGATGCAGTTGAGCAGTCAGCCGTGACGGACGATGATCCGTACCAACGCCTGCTAGCCCTCTCGATTCTTGCTATCCGAAAGCTGAATACCCGGATTCTCGATGCTCCGGACTTAGGCAAGGGGAAACAGATCGGTCACTCCTTCCTCTGGGGTGTCGAGACGGAGTCGGACCTCTGTACAGTCTGGCAGTTTGAGATCCTGCCGTTGCTGGAAGAGTACTACTTCGGCCAATTTGAGCGGATTCGTGAGGAGCTGTTCCGCGGTAGCGGCGATGAGTTATATGATTTCGAGCGCGAGGAAGTCCGAGAGATAACGCCTTCGCGGCTGACTGATGGACTAACCTCTATCGTGAATCTTGATACCGCGATGGTGTCTACTGATACAGAAAGCGGAACCGATTGA
- a CDS encoding McrC family protein: MAEPAPETLDGLTDDFGLFEPDIQLTEYESTPYRELSDTALASLRTDVNRDGVERIKATFNAEGAVSLSATQYVGVVALRDGPTIEIRPKAAGTHLLHLLRYAQGVTTTTIDQEVSLQAGNTFIDAIGYLFNAELTTILDRGLHSEYQRVNQAKKQLRGRLDVQRQLQQQQRPVLAFECDYDELTTDTVVNRAILYATTVLLRLVRDTDLRQSLQRHQHLLRRQVTLTAVEPSALDRIELTRLNDHYGDIIRLTKLVLQSHFVREFRGGSRESFSLLVDMNRIFERVVERAMRSAVRRRPGWTVDAQHSSTNLIDSDKHTVTIRPDILIRDDTGQVRCIGDAKWKLGSPNNSDFYQLASYQLAFDGPGLLLYPEQDGIVASENTIAGGHPLHLVEMPTKHEGKSAGYDAYVAELEEHARKAFNRIC; the protein is encoded by the coding sequence ATGGCTGAACCGGCACCCGAAACACTCGACGGACTCACTGACGACTTCGGGCTGTTTGAGCCGGATATACAGCTCACCGAGTATGAGTCTACACCGTACCGGGAGCTAAGCGACACAGCCCTTGCCAGCCTCCGAACAGATGTAAATCGGGATGGCGTCGAGAGGATCAAAGCGACATTCAACGCTGAAGGAGCGGTCTCGCTCAGCGCCACTCAATACGTGGGTGTGGTAGCACTTCGAGACGGGCCAACCATCGAGATCAGACCGAAGGCCGCAGGAACTCACCTCCTACACCTCCTCCGCTATGCCCAGGGTGTGACGACGACGACCATTGACCAGGAGGTCTCCCTCCAGGCGGGGAACACATTCATTGACGCGATTGGCTATCTGTTCAATGCAGAGCTCACCACAATCCTCGATCGAGGACTCCACAGCGAGTACCAGCGAGTAAACCAGGCCAAGAAACAGCTCCGGGGTCGGTTGGATGTCCAGCGGCAACTACAACAACAGCAACGCCCGGTCCTCGCGTTCGAGTGTGACTATGATGAACTGACGACGGATACCGTTGTCAACCGGGCCATTCTGTACGCGACAACCGTACTTCTTCGTCTCGTCCGGGACACAGACCTTCGGCAATCACTACAGCGCCATCAACACCTTCTTCGTCGTCAGGTAACCCTCACAGCAGTCGAACCCTCTGCCCTGGATAGAATTGAGCTGACGCGGCTGAACGACCACTATGGAGACATCATCCGGCTAACGAAGCTCGTGCTTCAGAGCCACTTCGTTCGCGAGTTCCGCGGCGGTAGCCGGGAGAGTTTTTCATTGCTCGTGGACATGAACCGCATATTCGAACGGGTCGTCGAGCGGGCGATGAGGAGCGCGGTTAGGAGGCGACCTGGGTGGACTGTGGATGCTCAGCACTCCAGCACCAATCTCATTGACAGTGACAAGCATACAGTCACGATCCGTCCAGACATCCTCATACGCGACGACACGGGGCAGGTGAGGTGTATCGGTGACGCGAAATGGAAGCTTGGATCGCCGAACAACAGCGATTTCTATCAACTTGCCTCGTACCAACTTGCGTTCGATGGGCCGGGACTCCTACTATATCCTGAACAGGATGGGATCGTTGCGTCGGAGAATACGATCGCAGGAGGTCATCCACTACATCTCGTAGAGATGCCAACGAAACACGAAGGGAAATCAGCCGGATACGACGCATACGTTGCAGAACTCGAAGAGCACGCTCGGAAAGCATTTAACAGAATCTGTTAG
- a CDS encoding ArsR family transcriptional regulator, translating to MSVNFEQLDWNLVSNVKASDRRTQVLKILTENPRMNGEIADELGVSTKWARRQVKWLEKRDLVEELTTHKRNYKLYRATEKGKQIVEVL from the coding sequence ATGAGTGTGAATTTCGAGCAATTAGACTGGAACTTGGTTAGTAACGTCAAGGCATCCGATAGACGAACGCAGGTGCTCAAGATACTCACCGAGAACCCTCGCATGAACGGAGAGATAGCTGACGAACTCGGCGTATCGACGAAGTGGGCTAGACGCCAGGTGAAGTGGCTCGAAAAGCGCGACCTTGTAGAGGAACTCACGACACATAAGCGCAACTACAAGCTGTATCGGGCTACCGAGAAAGGCAAGCAGATAGTGGAGGTGCTGTAA
- a CDS encoding PD-(D/E)XK nuclease family protein, with product MNARENFESLLSGLSNAETVAPSSIGGQFYCEKKVDLEREHGEVETLEKQRGTETHEKAAEDAVEVEMDEVWDAIERGERQILLETMFVGEAADFTIVGKPDSIVFDDGEPQLIFDRKTTSIPGNLFKNQRIQVWLYGYMLDSLEFDTDNLQIAILSHEQSLDPEVGKQLQDVIIQSYSGYSTGKTELSKEPEAYIYLFDYDPTDHLEDLDWALEYWRGDREAVPTKKAAKCRSCPLSTKCPDSLA from the coding sequence ATGAATGCCCGTGAAAACTTTGAGTCCTTGCTCTCGGGCCTTTCCAACGCAGAGACAGTAGCACCCAGCAGTATCGGCGGGCAGTTCTATTGCGAGAAAAAAGTTGATTTGGAACGGGAACACGGGGAAGTCGAGACACTAGAAAAACAGCGCGGGACTGAAACCCATGAAAAGGCTGCTGAAGATGCTGTTGAGGTTGAGATGGATGAGGTCTGGGATGCAATTGAACGAGGTGAACGCCAGATTCTGCTTGAGACTATGTTCGTCGGTGAAGCAGCTGATTTCACTATCGTCGGGAAGCCTGATTCGATTGTCTTTGATGACGGGGAGCCCCAGCTAATTTTTGACCGGAAGACGACATCTATCCCAGGTAATCTATTCAAAAATCAGCGTATTCAAGTCTGGCTCTACGGATACATGCTTGACAGTCTTGAATTCGACACAGATAATCTCCAAATCGCTATTCTAAGCCATGAACAGAGTCTTGACCCCGAAGTCGGCAAGCAGCTGCAGGACGTAATTATACAGAGCTACTCCGGGTATAGTACTGGGAAGACTGAGTTATCGAAGGAACCTGAAGCGTACATTTATCTATTTGATTATGACCCAACGGATCATTTAGAGGATCTGGATTGGGCACTTGAGTACTGGCGTGGAGATCGCGAGGCGGTTCCAACAAAGAAGGCAGCAAAATGCCGATCATGTCCATTGTCAACCAAATGCCCTGACTCCCTTGCTTGA